The following proteins are co-located in the Castanea sativa cultivar Marrone di Chiusa Pesio chromosome 8, ASM4071231v1 genome:
- the LOC142607916 gene encoding putative respiratory burst oxidase homolog protein H, translated as MVSNVSDMAEAGEGSSSKWILESIEIDPLVDVPIGNNELDETSSPFKPLKQIKSLKKSTSSVRKRNGIQSNNNVHRMGRMASGASRGLKSLRFLDRTMTGKEADAWRSIEKRFNQHAPDGSLCRDKFGTCIGMGAESKDFAGELYDALARRRQICTTNGITREELRLFWEDMTNQDLDSRLQIFFDMCDKNGDGKLSEDEVKEVIVLSASANKLGNLKKQAAIYASLIMEELDPDHQGYIEMWQLETLLRGMVSPEDGGNQKLSKRTQTLTRAMIPKRYRTPVSRFLSETGERIHDNWRRIWVVTLWLTINLVLYLWKFNQYKHHGAFQIMGYCVCIAKGAAETLKFNMALILFPVCRKTLTKFRSTFLSSLVPFDDNINFHKLYALGIAVGTFVHATMHITCDFTRLVSCPKQKFMTILGSDFNYKQPSYMDLVESTPGVTGILMVIIMVFSFTLATHSFRRNVIKLPWPLNNLAGFNSFWYAHHLLVLAYILLVIHGYFLFLTKDWQNKTTWMYLVVPVLLYASERASTLINERNHQVDIIKAIIYTGNVLALYMSKPLGFKYKSGMYLFVKCPDISNFEWHPFSITSAPGDDYLSVHIRTLGDWTTELKNKFAKVCEAQSTQTRRGSLVRMETKARPNYDISQSEYPRILIKGPYGAPAQDYKKYDILLLIGLGIGATPFISILKDLLNHIKPTDLEDDSRQNNSSWSNKKGPERAYFYWVTREQGSFDWFKGVMDDIAEYDHNNVIEMHNYLTSVYEEGDARSALIAMVQQLQHAKNGVDVVSESRIRTHFARPNWKKVFSDLASTHQSSVIGVFYCGSTVLTKSLKKLCQEFSLNSSTRFHFHKENF; from the exons ATGGTGTCAAACGTGTCAGACATGGCCGAGGCCGGAGAGGGATCATCATCGAAATGGATTCTTGAAAGCATTGAGATTGATCCACTGGTGGACGTTCCTATAGGAAACAATGAGCTGGATGAGACTAGCAGCCCATTCAAACCTTTGAAACAGATAAAATCCTTGAAGAAAAGCACTAGTAGTGTAAGGAAAAGGAACGGTATCCAAAGTAACAACAATGTACATAGGATGGGAAGAATGGCATCTGGGGCATCTAGAGGCCTTAAGAGCTTACGCTTCCTCGACCGGACAATGACTGGGAAAGAAGCCGACGCCTGGAGGTCCATTGAGAAGCGCTTCAATCAACATGCACCCGATGGGAGCCTCTGCAGAGACAAATTTGGAACTTGCATTG gaatGGGAGCAGAATCAAAGGACTTTGCCGGGGAATTATATGATGCCTTAGCAAGGCGCAGGCAAATATGCACAACAAATGGGATAACAAGAGAAGAGTTGAGACTGTTTTGGGAGGACATGACTAACCAAGACCTTGATTCTAGGCTGCAAATATTCTTTGACAT GTGTGACAAGAATGGGGATGGGAAGCTGTCAGAGGATGAGGTGAAGGAG GTTATAGTTTTGAGCGCCTCTGCAAACAAGCTAGGAAATCTTAAAAAGCAAGCCGCGATATATGCATCTTTAATCATGGAAGAGCTTGATCCTGACCATCAAGGGTATATAGAG ATGTGGCAACTAGAAACTCTACTAAGGGGAATGGTGAGCCCTGAAGATGGAGGTAACCAGAAACtttccaagagaactcaaactCTAACAAGAGCTATGATCCCCAAGAGATACAGAACTCCTGTTAGCAGATTCTTATCTGAAACTGGGGAACGTATACATGATAATTGGAGGAGAATATGGGTTGTCACATTGTGGTTAACCATCAACTTGGTCCTTTATCTTTGGAAGTTCAATCAATACAAGCACCATGGGGCATTCCAAATCATGGGTTATTGTGTCTGCATTGCCAAGGGTGCAGCTGAGACTCTGAAGTTCAATATGGCTCTCATCCTTTTTCCTGTTTGTAGAAAGACTCTTACTAAGTTTAGGTCAACATTTCTCAGTAGCTTAGTTCCTTTTGATGATAATATAAATTTCCACAAGTTATATGCACTAGGAATAGCCGTTGGGACTTTTGTTCATGCTACAATGCACATAACTTGTGATTTTACAAGGTTGGTATCATGTCCAAAACAAAAGTTCATGACAATTCTAGGGTCTGATTTCAATTACAAACAGCCAAGTTACATGGATTTGGTGGAAAGTACCCCAGGTGTAACGGGGATTCTAATGGTCATTATAATGGTTTTCTCCTTCACATTGGCCACACATTCGTTTAGAAGAAATGTCATCAAGTTACCATGGCCTCTCAACAATTTGGCCGGGTTCAATTCCTTCTGGTATGCACATCATTTGCTGGTTCTGGCGTATATCCTCTTGGTCATACATGGCTACTTCTTGTTCCTCACAAAGGACTGGCAGAATAAGACG ACATGGATGTATCTTGTTGTCCCTGTACTATTATATGCTAGTGAGAGAGCTTCTACACTAATTAATGAAAGAAATCATCAGGTTGACATCATTAAG GCAATCATATACACGGGAAATGTTTTAGCACTATACATGAGCAAACCTCTAGGATTCAAGTATAAAAGTGGAATGTACCTTTTTGTCAAGTGTCCAGATATATCAAACTTTGAATG GCATCCTTTCTCCATCACTTCAGCACCAGGAGATGACTACTTAAGTGTCCACATAAGGACCTTGGGAGACTGGACTACAGAGcttaaaaacaaatttgcaaAG GTCTGTGAGGCCCAAAGTACCCAAACAAGAAGAGGAAGTCTTGTGAGAATGGAAACTAAAGCGCGTCCAAACTATGATATTTCACAATCAGA ATATCCAAGGATCCTTATCAAAGGACCATATGGAGCCCCAGCTCAGGATTACAAGAAGTATGACATCCTTTTGCTAATAGGTCTAGGAATTGGGGCCACTCCATTCATCAGTATTCTAAAAGACCTCTTAAACCATATCAAGCCAACTGACCTTGAAGAT GATTCAAGACAAAACAATTCATCATGGTCAAATAAGAAGGGTCCTGAAAGAGCATATTTTTACTGGGTAACAAGGGAACAAGGCTCCTTTGACTGGTTTAAAGGTGTCATGGATGATATTGCAGAGTATGACCACAAT AATGTAATAGAAATGCACAATTACTTGACTAGTGTCTACGAAGAAGGAGATGCACGGTCTGCACTTATTGCTATGGTGCAGCAACTGCAACATGCTAAGAATGGAGTTGATGTTGTCTCTGAAAGTCGG ATACGAACACATTTTGCAAGACCCAACTGGAAGAAAGTTTTTTCCGACTTGGCAAGTACACACCAATCATCAGTAATAG